One window from the genome of Thermus sediminis encodes:
- the purS gene encoding phosphoribosylformylglycinamidine synthase subunit PurS, which yields MPRYQATLLIELKEGILDPQGRAVEGVLRDLGHPVEGVRVGKVLEVVFQEENLLKAEERAKALGQLLANPVMETWTLEALKEVP from the coding sequence ATGCCGAGATACCAGGCCACGTTGCTCATTGAGCTCAAGGAGGGAATCCTGGACCCCCAGGGCCGGGCGGTGGAAGGGGTCTTGAGGGACCTCGGCCACCCGGTGGAGGGCGTGCGGGTGGGGAAGGTGCTGGAGGTGGTCTTCCAGGAGGAGAATCTGCTAAAGGCCGAGGAAAGGGCCAAGGCCCTGGGCCAGCTCTTGGCCAACCCGGTGATGGAGACCTGGACCCTCGAGGCCCTAAAGGAAGTGCCATGA
- the purQ gene encoding phosphoribosylformylglycinamidine synthase subunit PurQ, with product MRWAIVRFPGSNCDEDARFALKKAGMEAAFVWHTEKELKGFDGVFLPGGFSYGDYLRPGALAAKSPVMEAVRRFAEEGRYVIGVCNGFQVLTEAGILPGALLANLNLHFTCKEVGVRVERVDLPFTRLYGKGQVLRLPIAHAEGRYYADRETLARLEGEGLVVFRYAPLGGEEDYNPNGSLHDIAGIVNKRGNVLGMMPHPERAVDEVLGGTDGLPFFLGLAKEVAR from the coding sequence ATGAGGTGGGCCATCGTCCGCTTTCCCGGCTCCAACTGCGACGAGGACGCCCGCTTCGCCCTCAAGAAGGCGGGGATGGAGGCGGCGTTCGTCTGGCACACGGAGAAGGAGCTCAAGGGGTTTGACGGGGTCTTCCTCCCCGGGGGGTTTAGCTACGGGGACTACCTGCGCCCCGGGGCCCTGGCGGCCAAGAGCCCGGTCATGGAGGCCGTGCGCCGCTTTGCCGAGGAGGGCCGGTACGTGATCGGGGTCTGCAACGGCTTCCAGGTCCTCACCGAGGCGGGGATCCTCCCGGGGGCCCTCCTCGCCAACCTCAACCTCCACTTCACCTGCAAGGAGGTGGGAGTGCGGGTGGAGCGGGTGGACCTCCCCTTCACCCGGCTTTACGGGAAGGGGCAGGTCCTTAGGCTTCCCATCGCCCACGCGGAAGGCCGGTACTACGCCGACAGAGAAACCCTGGCCAGGCTTGAGGGGGAGGGCCTGGTGGTCTTCCGCTACGCCCCCCTAGGAGGGGAGGAGGACTACAACCCCAACGGAAGCCTCCACGACATCGCCGGCATCGTGAACAAAAGGGGGAACGTCCTGGGGATGATGCCCCACCCCGAGCGGGCCGTGGACGAGGTCCTGGGGGGGACCGACGGGCTCCCCTTCTTCCTGGGACTCGCGAAGGAGGTCGCGCGATGA
- a CDS encoding HAD family hydrolase: MKPKAITFDFWGTLFTEGQAFMERVMPTRYEVLLDALSEAGHPAEEAEVREAYRQATLAFEEAWKAGEQMGVYDRVARIFALLGAPHDPGLIALTARRLEETSLLADLEALPGVEVLKDLAKRYPLALVSDTGMTPGRLLREHLRRHGLDVFQAYSFSDETGFVKPRPEAFHVALEALGVAPEEALHVGDLPQTDIKGAFGAGYPFAVQYVGLREVNGEVRPTAKVKDHRELLSLLE; encoded by the coding sequence ATGAAACCCAAAGCCATCACCTTTGACTTCTGGGGCACCCTCTTCACCGAGGGCCAGGCGTTCATGGAAAGGGTCATGCCCACCCGGTATGAGGTCCTCCTGGACGCCCTCTCCGAGGCGGGCCACCCCGCCGAGGAGGCCGAGGTGCGGGAGGCCTACCGCCAGGCCACCCTGGCCTTTGAGGAGGCCTGGAAGGCGGGAGAGCAGATGGGGGTCTACGACCGGGTGGCCCGCATCTTCGCCCTCCTCGGGGCCCCCCACGACCCCGGCCTCATCGCCCTCACCGCGAGAAGGCTGGAGGAGACCTCCCTCCTCGCCGACCTCGAGGCCCTCCCCGGGGTGGAGGTCCTGAAGGACCTGGCCAAGAGGTACCCCCTGGCCCTGGTCTCCGACACGGGGATGACCCCGGGCCGCCTCCTCCGGGAACACCTGAGGCGCCACGGCCTGGACGTTTTCCAGGCCTATAGCTTCTCCGACGAGACGGGCTTCGTGAAGCCCAGGCCCGAGGCCTTCCACGTGGCCCTCGAGGCCCTGGGGGTGGCCCCGGAGGAGGCCCTCCACGTGGGGGACCTGCCCCAGACGGACATCAAGGGGGCTTTTGGGGCGGGCTACCCCTTTGCGGTGCAGTACGTGGGCCTGAGGGAGGTGAACGGGGAGGTGCGGCCCACGGCCAAGGTCAAGGACCACCGGGAACTCCTTTCCCTCCTAGAGTGA
- the purL gene encoding phosphoribosylformylglycinamidine synthase subunit PurL — translation METLAQAIGIPEGEYREILRRLGREPNRVELLLFKVMWSEHCAYKNSRPLLKELPKEGEAVLQGPGENAGVVRIGEGWAVAFKIESHNHPSAVEPFQGAATGVGGILRDILSMGARPIALLDSLRFGPPTGPRSRYLLKGVVSGIAFYGNAIGVPTVGGDLYFHEGYGENPLVNAMCLGLLREESLKRSRASLGRPVYYAGAKTGRDGIGGAAFASRELKEEKEEDRPAVQVGDPFLGKLLLEATLEAIEGDLVEGVQDMGAAGLTSSLAELAHKSGLGVELHLDWVPTREGGMAPEELLLSESQERMVLVPREGKEAELEAVFRRWGLDCVLVARTIPEKVFRVLHRGEVVAELPTEALAEAPLYVRVGREDPEIRALRETPLPPLEVDPREALLRLLASPNLASREAVYERYDHQVGTRTALLPGRGDAAVLWVKGTRLGIAAKVDQNPRYSRLAPRLGAMHALAEAARNVSVVGARPLAYTDGLNLGSPETPEGYYELQETILGLKEASGALGIPVVSGNVSLYNESGGRRIPPTAMVGVVGVLDVERRAEMGFRRPGEAILLIGEERGHFGGSEALYVLLGLEAGSPPPIDWERERKAQEAIRRLIGEGLVKTAHDVAEGGLLVALAEMTFPYGVGATVEIRERGLEALFGEAPSRILFTVAKEGLREATLLLEAMGLPYRVLGETGGKTLTVLTPEGVLEWGVEALKAAWKTPLQEVLDGQA, via the coding sequence ATGGAAACCCTAGCCCAAGCGATCGGCATCCCCGAGGGGGAGTACCGGGAGATCCTGAGGCGCCTGGGGCGCGAGCCCAACCGGGTGGAGCTCCTCCTCTTCAAGGTGATGTGGAGCGAGCACTGCGCCTACAAGAACTCCCGCCCCCTCCTCAAGGAGCTCCCCAAGGAGGGGGAGGCGGTCCTCCAGGGGCCTGGGGAGAACGCCGGCGTGGTGCGGATCGGGGAAGGGTGGGCCGTGGCCTTCAAGATTGAGAGCCACAACCACCCCTCGGCGGTGGAGCCCTTCCAGGGGGCGGCCACCGGGGTGGGAGGGATCCTCCGGGACATCCTGAGCATGGGGGCGAGGCCCATCGCCCTCCTGGACTCCCTGCGCTTTGGCCCCCCCACGGGCCCAAGAAGCCGCTACCTCCTCAAGGGGGTGGTCTCCGGCATTGCCTTTTACGGCAACGCCATCGGGGTGCCCACCGTGGGGGGGGACCTCTACTTCCACGAGGGCTACGGGGAAAACCCCCTGGTGAACGCCATGTGCCTGGGCCTCCTGAGGGAGGAAAGCCTGAAGAGGAGCCGGGCCTCCCTGGGCCGGCCGGTCTACTACGCCGGGGCCAAGACGGGCCGGGACGGGATCGGGGGGGCGGCCTTCGCGAGCCGCGAGCTCAAGGAGGAGAAGGAGGAGGACCGCCCTGCGGTCCAGGTGGGGGACCCCTTCCTGGGCAAGCTCCTCCTGGAGGCCACCCTCGAGGCCATAGAAGGGGACCTGGTGGAGGGCGTCCAGGACATGGGGGCGGCGGGGCTCACCAGTAGCCTCGCCGAACTGGCCCACAAGTCGGGCCTGGGGGTGGAGCTCCACCTGGACTGGGTCCCCACCCGGGAAGGGGGCATGGCCCCCGAGGAGCTCCTCCTCTCGGAAAGCCAAGAGCGCATGGTCCTGGTGCCCCGGGAGGGGAAGGAGGCCGAGCTGGAGGCGGTCTTCCGGAGGTGGGGCCTGGACTGCGTCCTCGTGGCCAGGACCATCCCGGAGAAGGTCTTCCGGGTCCTCCACCGGGGAGAGGTGGTGGCCGAACTCCCCACCGAGGCCCTGGCCGAGGCTCCCCTTTACGTGCGGGTGGGACGGGAGGACCCGGAGATCCGGGCCCTGAGGGAAACGCCCCTTCCCCCCCTAGAGGTGGACCCAAGGGAGGCCCTTCTAAGGCTCCTCGCCTCCCCCAACCTGGCGAGCCGGGAGGCCGTCTACGAGCGGTACGACCACCAGGTGGGGACCCGCACCGCCCTCCTCCCGGGCCGGGGGGATGCCGCCGTCCTCTGGGTGAAGGGGACCCGCCTGGGCATCGCCGCCAAGGTGGACCAGAACCCCCGCTATAGCCGCCTCGCCCCGCGCCTAGGGGCCATGCACGCCCTGGCGGAGGCTGCGAGGAACGTTTCCGTGGTGGGGGCCAGGCCCCTCGCCTACACCGATGGCCTCAACCTGGGGAGCCCCGAGACCCCTGAGGGTTACTACGAGCTCCAGGAGACCATCCTGGGTCTAAAGGAGGCCAGCGGGGCCCTGGGGATCCCCGTGGTCTCTGGCAACGTCTCCCTTTACAACGAATCGGGGGGCAGGCGCATCCCCCCCACGGCCATGGTGGGGGTGGTGGGGGTCCTGGACGTGGAGAGGCGGGCGGAGATGGGCTTTAGGCGGCCGGGGGAGGCCATCCTCCTCATCGGGGAGGAAAGGGGCCATTTCGGGGGGAGCGAGGCCCTCTACGTCCTCCTGGGCCTCGAGGCGGGAAGCCCCCCGCCCATTGACTGGGAGCGTGAGAGGAAAGCCCAGGAGGCCATCCGCAGGCTCATCGGGGAGGGCCTAGTGAAGACGGCCCACGACGTGGCCGAAGGGGGGCTTCTGGTGGCCCTGGCGGAGATGACCTTCCCCTACGGAGTAGGGGCCACGGTGGAAATAAGGGAAAGGGGCCTGGAGGCCCTCTTCGGCGAGGCCCCAAGCCGCATCCTCTTCACCGTGGCCAAGGAGGGCCTGCGGGAGGCCACCCTCCTCCTGGAGGCCATGGGCCTCCCCTACCGGGTCCTGGGGGAAACCGGGGGGAAGACCCTCACGGTCCTCACCCCCGAGGGGGTGCTAGAGTGGGGTGTGGAGGCGCTCAAGGCTGCCTGGAAGACCCCCTTGCAGGAGGTTTTGGATGGACAAGCCTAA
- the purF gene encoding amidophosphoribosyltransferase has product MDKPKEECGVLGLYSETPLDVAGLLYLGLLALQHRGQEAAGIAVSDGEAFVVEKELGLVNQIFTEERLSRLRLPGARLGIAHARYSTTGSNLRFNAQPLTARTAHGVLAIAHNGNFVNAKPLRDRLLLEGATFQSTTDTEVMLLLLARLGRLPLPQAAAEAMKALEGGYSILLMDRRTLLALRDPHGVRPLVLGKAPWGYAFASEPPALNLLGAEYVRDVRPGEVVWVEEGKLRSLQVLPPDPTPCAFEWIYFARPDSLLDGIEAYQARVRMGEELFREAPAQADIVVPVPDSGMGAAVGYARASGLPLEYGLYKNPYAGRTFIQPTQELRDLKTRLKLAPTSAVRGKRVVLIDDSIVRGTTSKRIVGMLREAGAKEVHFRVSSPPIRFPCYYGIDTAARKELIAAEKSVEEIRAYIGADSLAFLSEEGVRRAIRGPVCLACFNGRYPAGVPVEGEKLALELG; this is encoded by the coding sequence ATGGACAAGCCTAAAGAGGAGTGCGGAGTCCTAGGACTCTACAGCGAGACCCCTTTGGACGTAGCGGGGTTGCTGTACTTAGGCCTTCTCGCCCTCCAGCACCGGGGGCAGGAGGCTGCGGGGATCGCCGTCAGCGACGGCGAGGCCTTCGTGGTGGAGAAGGAGTTGGGCCTGGTGAACCAGATCTTCACCGAGGAGCGCCTCTCCCGCCTCCGCCTTCCCGGAGCCCGCCTGGGGATCGCCCACGCCCGCTACTCCACTACGGGCTCCAACCTCCGCTTCAACGCCCAGCCCCTCACCGCCCGCACCGCCCACGGGGTCCTGGCCATCGCCCACAACGGCAACTTCGTGAACGCCAAACCCCTCAGGGACCGCCTCCTCCTGGAGGGGGCCACCTTCCAGAGCACCACGGACACCGAGGTCATGCTCCTCCTCCTGGCCCGTCTGGGCCGCCTGCCCCTACCCCAGGCCGCGGCCGAGGCCATGAAGGCCCTGGAAGGGGGCTACTCCATCCTCCTCATGGACCGGAGGACGCTCCTTGCCCTCCGCGACCCCCACGGGGTGCGCCCCCTGGTCCTCGGGAAGGCCCCCTGGGGCTACGCCTTCGCCTCCGAGCCCCCGGCCCTCAACCTCCTCGGGGCCGAGTACGTGAGAGACGTGCGCCCCGGGGAGGTGGTCTGGGTGGAGGAGGGGAAGCTGAGGAGCCTCCAGGTCCTTCCCCCAGACCCCACCCCTTGCGCCTTTGAGTGGATCTACTTCGCCCGGCCCGATAGCCTCCTGGACGGCATAGAGGCCTACCAGGCCCGGGTCCGCATGGGCGAGGAGCTCTTCCGGGAGGCCCCGGCGCAGGCGGACATCGTGGTCCCCGTGCCCGACTCCGGCATGGGGGCTGCGGTGGGCTACGCCAGGGCCTCTGGCCTCCCCCTGGAGTACGGCCTCTACAAGAACCCCTACGCCGGGCGCACCTTCATCCAGCCCACCCAGGAGCTCAGGGACCTGAAGACCCGCCTCAAGCTCGCCCCCACCTCGGCGGTGAGGGGCAAGCGGGTGGTCCTCATCGACGACTCCATCGTCCGGGGCACCACCAGCAAGCGCATCGTGGGAATGCTGAGGGAGGCGGGGGCCAAGGAGGTCCACTTCCGCGTCAGTAGCCCCCCCATCCGCTTCCCCTGCTACTACGGCATAGACACCGCCGCCAGGAAGGAGCTCATCGCCGCGGAGAAGAGCGTGGAGGAGATCCGGGCCTACATCGGGGCCGACTCCTTGGCCTTCCTCTCCGAGGAAGGGGTCAGGCGGGCCATCAGGGGACCGGTTTGCCTGGCCTGCTTCAACGGCCGCTACCCCGCCGGAGTGCCCGTGGAGGGGGAAAAGCTCGCCCTAGAGCTGGGCTAG
- a CDS encoding dynamin family protein: protein MLEAEAKRRKEGVRAVLARGLELLARTPVDTGPLRQALLDLEGPFLLVVVGEFNSGKSTLVNALLGEDLLPEGPTPTTERIQLLAHGEGGEERGEGFLRLWRPHPLLRELNLVDTPGTNALMESHQVLTEGFLPRADLVLFVTSADRPLTRSEAEVLHLIRAWGKKVLLVVNKVDLLAPGDQEAVARYVAQGVREVLGAEVPLFLVSARRAKEGGDPGLEALRAHIAKTLAGKALRLKLGGALGVLSRLLQEGKGALGAEREELLKALATCEALEDLLQRHAARVRRDFAGQVALVAQVFREVEGRGHRFLEETVRLARLPDLLNAKAFREAFQREVVQDAGARLERAVGEALRWLARREEELLLDALAYLKEARPLPRGEEPLFASLEEALGRFNPEEEAMRLSGLAQEAVVRTLAGGAGGLGLGAALVLVLKGLLADLMGLLAGFFVAFLALSILPRRKERGKRLLSQRLEEAFLAVRRALEEALEAGLARGAERFQALYRDRCEALAQRLRALEDRLGALDRLEAEASAL from the coding sequence ATGCTCGAGGCTGAGGCCAAGCGGAGGAAGGAGGGGGTGCGGGCCGTGCTGGCCCGGGGGCTCGAGCTTTTGGCCCGTACCCCGGTGGACACGGGCCCCTTGCGCCAGGCCCTTTTGGACCTGGAAGGCCCCTTCCTCCTCGTGGTGGTGGGAGAGTTCAACTCGGGTAAATCCACCCTGGTGAACGCCCTTTTGGGAGAGGACCTCCTCCCCGAGGGGCCTACCCCTACCACAGAGCGCATCCAGCTTCTGGCCCACGGGGAAGGGGGGGAGGAGAGGGGGGAGGGCTTCCTCCGCCTCTGGCGGCCCCACCCTCTTCTCCGGGAGCTCAACCTGGTGGACACCCCCGGCACCAACGCCCTCATGGAAAGTCACCAGGTGCTCACGGAGGGCTTCCTGCCCCGGGCCGACCTGGTGCTCTTCGTCACCAGCGCTGACCGCCCCCTCACCCGTTCGGAGGCGGAGGTCTTGCACCTCATCCGGGCTTGGGGGAAGAAGGTGCTCCTGGTGGTGAACAAGGTGGACCTCCTCGCCCCCGGGGACCAGGAGGCGGTGGCCCGTTACGTGGCCCAGGGGGTTAGGGAGGTCCTGGGGGCGGAGGTACCCCTGTTCCTCGTCTCCGCCCGCCGGGCCAAGGAGGGCGGGGACCCAGGCCTGGAGGCCCTGAGGGCCCACATCGCCAAGACCCTGGCGGGGAAGGCCCTTCGCCTAAAGCTCGGGGGGGCCCTAGGGGTGCTGTCCCGCCTCCTCCAGGAGGGCAAGGGGGCCTTAGGGGCCGAGCGGGAGGAGCTGTTGAAAGCCCTCGCCACCTGCGAGGCCCTGGAGGACCTCCTCCAACGGCACGCCGCCCGGGTGCGGCGCGACTTCGCCGGACAGGTGGCCCTGGTGGCCCAGGTGTTCCGGGAGGTGGAGGGGCGGGGCCACCGCTTTCTGGAAGAGACCGTGCGCCTGGCCCGCCTGCCGGACCTGCTAAACGCCAAGGCCTTTCGGGAGGCCTTCCAGAGGGAGGTGGTTCAGGACGCGGGCGCCCGGCTGGAGCGGGCGGTGGGGGAGGCCCTTCGGTGGCTCGCCCGCAGGGAGGAGGAGCTCCTTCTGGACGCCCTGGCCTATCTCAAGGAGGCCCGCCCGCTCCCCCGGGGGGAGGAACCCCTCTTCGCCTCCCTCGAAGAGGCGCTCGGGCGGTTCAACCCCGAGGAGGAGGCCATGAGGCTCTCCGGCCTGGCCCAGGAAGCCGTGGTGCGCACCCTGGCTGGGGGAGCGGGGGGGCTTGGCCTGGGAGCGGCCCTGGTCCTGGTCCTCAAAGGGCTCCTGGCGGACCTGATGGGGCTTCTGGCGGGCTTTTTCGTGGCCTTCCTGGCCCTCTCCATCCTGCCCAGGCGGAAGGAAAGGGGCAAGAGGCTCCTTTCCCAACGGCTGGAGGAGGCTTTCCTTGCGGTGCGGAGGGCCCTCGAGGAGGCCCTGGAGGCGGGTCTTGCCCGGGGGGCGGAGCGCTTCCAGGCCCTCTACCGGGACCGGTGCGAGGCCCTAGCCCAGCGCCTGCGGGCCCTGGAGGACCGCCTCGGGGCCCTGGACCGCCTCGAGGCGGAGGCTTCCGCCCTCTAG
- the glyA gene encoding serine hydroxymethyltransferase codes for MITTTLRDEALFRLIALEEKRQREGLELIASENFVSQAVREAVGSILTNKYAEGYPGARYYGGCEFVDQVEALAIERAKALFGAAWANVQPHSGSQANMAVYMALMEPGDTLLGMDLAAGGHLTHGAKVNFSGKLYKAVFYGVNPETERIDFEEVRRIALEHRPKVLVAGASAYPRVWDFQAFRQIADEVGAYLVVDMAHFAGLVAAGLHPNPVPHAHVVTSTTHKTLRGPRGGLILSQDLELGKRIDKLIFPGIQGGPLEHVIAGKAVAFFEAMQPEFQEYSRLVVQNAKRLAEELAQRGYRIVTGGTDNHLLLVDLRPKGLTGKEAEERLDQVGITVNKNAIPFDPKPPRVTSGIRLGTPAITTRGFTPEEMPTIADLIDRALTQGPSEALREEVRRLALAHPMP; via the coding sequence ATGATCACGACCACCCTAAGGGACGAGGCCCTCTTTAGGCTTATCGCTCTGGAGGAGAAAAGGCAAAGGGAGGGGCTAGAGCTCATCGCCAGCGAGAACTTCGTCTCCCAAGCGGTGCGGGAGGCGGTGGGCAGCATCCTCACCAACAAGTACGCCGAGGGCTACCCGGGGGCCCGGTACTACGGCGGGTGCGAGTTCGTGGACCAGGTGGAGGCCCTGGCCATAGAGCGGGCCAAGGCCCTTTTTGGGGCAGCCTGGGCCAACGTCCAGCCCCACTCCGGCTCCCAGGCCAACATGGCCGTCTACATGGCCCTCATGGAGCCGGGGGACACCCTGTTGGGCATGGACCTGGCCGCAGGCGGCCACCTCACCCACGGGGCCAAGGTGAACTTTTCCGGGAAGCTTTACAAGGCGGTCTTCTACGGGGTGAACCCGGAGACGGAGCGGATTGACTTCGAGGAGGTGCGAAGGATCGCCCTAGAGCACCGCCCCAAGGTCCTCGTGGCGGGGGCCAGCGCCTACCCGAGGGTCTGGGACTTCCAGGCCTTCCGCCAGATCGCCGACGAGGTTGGGGCTTACCTGGTGGTGGACATGGCCCACTTCGCCGGGCTGGTGGCGGCGGGCCTCCACCCCAACCCCGTGCCCCACGCCCACGTGGTCACCAGCACCACCCACAAGACGCTTCGGGGCCCCCGGGGCGGCCTCATCCTGAGCCAGGACCTGGAGCTCGGCAAGAGGATAGACAAGCTCATCTTCCCCGGCATCCAGGGCGGCCCCCTGGAGCACGTGATCGCCGGCAAGGCCGTGGCCTTCTTTGAGGCGATGCAGCCTGAGTTCCAGGAGTATAGCCGCCTGGTGGTGCAAAACGCCAAGCGCCTGGCGGAGGAGCTGGCCCAGCGGGGCTACCGCATCGTCACCGGGGGCACGGACAACCACCTCCTCCTGGTGGACCTCCGCCCCAAGGGCCTCACGGGCAAGGAGGCGGAGGAGAGGCTGGACCAGGTGGGGATCACCGTCAACAAGAACGCCATCCCCTTTGACCCCAAGCCCCCCAGGGTCACCTCGGGGATCCGCCTCGGCACCCCGGCCATCACCACCCGGGGCTTCACCCCCGAGGAGATGCCCACGATCGCTGACCTCATAGACCGGGCCCTGACCCAAGGCCCCTCGGAGGCCCTAAGGGAGGAGGTGCGGCGCCTGGCCCTTGCCCACCCCATGCCCTAG
- a CDS encoding PIN domain-containing protein, protein MRVFLDANALFSMALGGPVFNAILEVAKRGRLRLLTSAFCYFEAWRNVELKVPERREALRAILKWIRLVPEAQPEPWMEGLLPEKDMPVLAAAVAAQATHLLTGDLRHFAPLMAREDLPLKVLTPGDFIRGVKP, encoded by the coding sequence GTGAGGGTGTTTCTTGATGCCAACGCCCTCTTCTCCATGGCCCTTGGAGGGCCGGTTTTTAACGCCATTCTGGAGGTGGCCAAAAGAGGCCGCCTTCGCTTACTTACCAGTGCCTTCTGCTACTTTGAGGCGTGGCGCAACGTTGAGCTGAAAGTTCCCGAGAGGCGCGAGGCCCTGAGGGCCATCTTGAAGTGGATCAGGCTGGTTCCCGAGGCCCAACCCGAGCCTTGGATGGAGGGCCTTTTACCGGAGAAGGACATGCCCGTTTTGGCGGCGGCGGTGGCTGCCCAGGCCACCCACCTCCTCACGGGAGACCTGCGCCACTTCGCCCCCCTCATGGCCCGGGAGGACCTGCCCCTAAAGGTCCTCACTCCTGGGGACTTCATCCGCGGGGTAAAACCCTAG
- a CDS encoding AbrB/MazE/SpoVT family DNA-binding domain-containing protein — MTIPLSLSYRGQITLPKEVREKLGLKPGDVLLLKVEEGRLVLEPALLLTYEVYSEERLEEFRKAAEATPEEVTAFLKAWGLE, encoded by the coding sequence ATGACGATCCCCCTTTCCCTCTCCTACCGGGGCCAGATCACCCTGCCCAAGGAGGTCCGGGAGAAGCTGGGCCTAAAGCCCGGGGATGTCCTCCTCCTAAAGGTGGAGGAGGGTAGGCTCGTGCTGGAACCCGCCCTTCTCCTTACTTACGAGGTTTACAGTGAGGAAAGGCTGGAGGAGTTCCGCAAGGCCGCCGAGGCCACTCCGGAGGAGGTCACGGCCTTTCTCAAGGCGTGGGGCTTGGAGTGA
- a CDS encoding DNA repair protein RecN, protein MLQRLEVQNLAVIREAVLELAPGLNVLTGETGAGKSLLVDALALLLGAKAEGMVGPFGDSLLVTAFFQGPEPKVLSRRVGARSTPRIDGEVVSLKELQEEAQRWLSLHAQHAALVLLSPRRQREVLDALLDPALLVRYAEAYARHQALLEERRALEAALREKEAREDLLRFQVREIAEAKVRPGEDRELEEEARRLRHLEALRERAGRAYALLEGKSSGALEAAFRELKAGARYDRALEALAGDLEAALEGVRAVVAELSSYLEGLEGDPQHLAHLEERLNLLERLKRKYGPTLEEVLAYGERAQEELARLEGGEARLEEVGRELKTAKEALLRAGEALSEAREEAARRLMAGMEEELRELGFPKARFLVDLKPLPEPGPFGLEEVAFRFSANPHLPPAPLGAMSGGELSRLALALALLTGAEAPTVVFDEVDTGLGGETAWRVAERLARLGEKRQVLVVTHLPQIAAKAHRHLRVVKEGEGVGLEVLEGEERVRELARLLSGQYTEAALSHARLLLSQGSP, encoded by the coding sequence ATGCTTCAGCGCCTCGAGGTCCAGAACCTGGCCGTGATCCGCGAGGCGGTCTTGGAGCTTGCCCCGGGCCTCAACGTCCTCACCGGGGAGACGGGGGCGGGGAAGAGCCTCCTGGTGGACGCCTTAGCCCTCCTCCTGGGGGCCAAGGCGGAGGGGATGGTGGGACCTTTTGGGGACAGCCTCCTGGTCACCGCCTTCTTCCAGGGGCCCGAGCCCAAGGTCCTCTCCAGAAGAGTAGGAGCCCGCTCTACCCCCCGGATCGACGGGGAGGTGGTGAGCCTAAAGGAGCTTCAGGAGGAAGCGCAAAGGTGGCTCTCCCTCCACGCCCAGCACGCCGCCTTGGTCCTCCTCTCCCCGAGGAGGCAGCGAGAGGTGCTGGATGCCCTCCTAGACCCCGCCCTCCTCGTCCGCTACGCCGAGGCCTACGCCCGCCACCAGGCCCTCCTGGAGGAGAGGCGGGCCCTCGAGGCCGCCCTCAGGGAAAAGGAGGCCCGGGAGGACCTCCTCCGCTTCCAGGTCAGGGAGATCGCCGAGGCCAAGGTGCGGCCCGGGGAGGACCGGGAACTGGAGGAGGAGGCCCGGAGGCTTCGCCACCTGGAGGCCCTAAGGGAGCGGGCAGGGAGGGCCTATGCCCTGCTAGAGGGAAAGTCCTCCGGGGCTTTGGAGGCCGCCTTTCGGGAGCTAAAGGCCGGAGCCCGGTACGACCGGGCCCTGGAGGCCCTGGCGGGGGACCTGGAGGCCGCCCTGGAGGGGGTGAGGGCGGTGGTGGCGGAGCTTTCCTCCTACCTGGAGGGCCTCGAGGGGGACCCGCAGCACCTCGCCCACCTGGAGGAGAGGCTTAACCTCCTGGAGCGCTTGAAGCGCAAGTACGGCCCCACCCTGGAGGAGGTCTTGGCCTACGGGGAGAGGGCCCAGGAGGAGCTCGCTCGGCTAGAGGGGGGCGAGGCCCGGCTGGAGGAGGTGGGAAGGGAGCTCAAGACGGCCAAGGAGGCCCTCCTCCGGGCCGGGGAGGCCCTGAGCGAGGCCCGGGAAGAGGCGGCCAGGAGGCTTATGGCGGGCATGGAGGAGGAGCTAAGGGAACTCGGCTTCCCCAAGGCCCGCTTCCTAGTGGACCTGAAGCCCTTGCCGGAGCCCGGGCCCTTTGGCCTCGAGGAGGTGGCCTTCCGCTTCTCCGCCAACCCCCACCTCCCCCCTGCCCCCCTGGGCGCCATGAGCGGCGGGGAGCTTTCCCGCCTGGCCCTGGCCCTGGCCCTCCTCACCGGGGCCGAGGCCCCCACCGTGGTCTTTGACGAGGTGGACACGGGGCTCGGGGGGGAGACCGCCTGGAGGGTGGCCGAGCGCCTGGCCCGCCTGGGGGAAAAGAGGCAGGTCCTGGTGGTCACCCACCTGCCCCAGATCGCCGCCAAGGCCCACCGCCACCTGCGGGTGGTGAAGGAAGGGGAGGGGGTGGGCCTGGAGGTTTTAGAAGGGGAAGAGCGGGTGCGGGAGCTCGCCCGCCTCCTCTCCGGCCAGTACACGGAGGCCGCCCTTTCCCACGCCCGGCTGCTCCTCAGCCAAGGAAGCCCATGA